Proteins co-encoded in one Methanosarcinales archaeon Met12 genomic window:
- the rtcA gene encoding RNA 3'-terminal phosphate cyclase, which translates to MIEIDGSYGEGGGQILRTSIALSSVCGKAVTIRNIRANRRTPGLSAQHLEAVRGVAILTDAEVKGLALGSTEVFFAPNEIKSGEYRLDIGTAGSIPLLLQCLMPAAMYADGPVCLEIKGGTDVRWSPSIDYMRHVMLPTIAKMGYDAQIDIIKRGYYPRGGGMVKAVIRPSTKLKGVALEPPREIEIKGISHCSRLPEHVAVRQAKSARSVLTKEGYDVQISIEASTTGESTGSGITLWCDGIGGCAIGERGKPAEAVGREATKSLLIGLKCGEAIDAHLSDQLIPYMALANGECSFTTRTLTPHTKTNIWVTRQFFDVQFDVREDKLVRITKK; encoded by the coding sequence ATGATTGAAATAGATGGTTCATATGGAGAGGGCGGAGGGCAGATTCTCAGGACATCGATTGCGCTTTCATCTGTATGTGGAAAAGCGGTCACGATCAGGAACATCAGGGCGAACAGACGGACGCCTGGCCTTTCAGCCCAGCATCTTGAGGCAGTGAGAGGTGTCGCAATACTAACGGATGCCGAGGTCAAAGGACTGGCGCTTGGATCGACCGAAGTATTCTTCGCTCCCAATGAAATAAAAAGCGGAGAGTATAGGCTTGATATCGGGACTGCCGGCAGCATTCCCCTTCTTTTGCAGTGCCTGATGCCAGCGGCGATGTACGCCGACGGTCCTGTTTGCCTGGAGATAAAAGGAGGCACTGACGTACGGTGGTCGCCGTCTATTGATTATATGAGGCATGTCATGTTGCCTACGATAGCTAAAATGGGATATGACGCACAAATTGATATCATCAAGAGAGGATATTATCCGCGCGGAGGGGGAATGGTCAAAGCAGTCATCCGTCCCTCTACTAAACTGAAAGGTGTGGCACTGGAACCACCCAGGGAAATCGAGATTAAGGGAATTTCACACTGTTCAAGGCTGCCAGAGCATGTCGCAGTGAGGCAGGCCAAGTCTGCAAGAAGTGTGTTGACTAAAGAAGGATATGATGTACAGATATCAATCGAGGCATCGACTACTGGTGAATCTACCGGCAGCGGCATCACGCTGTGGTGTGATGGAATTGGCGGATGCGCCATCGGAGAAAGGGGCAAGCCGGCAGAGGCAGTCGGCAGAGAAGCGACTAAATCGCTTTTGATTGGCCTTAAATGCGGTGAAGCTATTGATGCACATCTGTCGGATCAGTTGATACCGTACATGGCGCTGGCTAATGGCGAATGCTCTTTTACAACGAGAACCCTGACCCCGCATACGAAAACGAATATCTGGGTGACCAGGCAGTTTTTTGACGTGCAATTTGATGTACGTGAGGATAAACTGGTTCGGATCACTAAGAAATGA
- a CDS encoding DUF3368 domain-containing protein, with the protein MLKAIKVLLKKLIDSGFRIDITVYDRVLEEAEQMSRNR; encoded by the coding sequence ATGCTCAAAGCAATTAAAGTTTTGCTTAAAAAATTGATTGATTCTGGTTTTAGAATCGACATCACGGTTTACGACAGGGTTTTAGAGGAAGCAGAGCAAATGAGCAGAAACCGCTAA
- a CDS encoding type II toxin-antitoxin system HicB family antitoxin, with the protein MYVEPHRDYNYHRTPEIMVSRTVRVWIKTMKFKVIVSEGEDGWYVVECPALPGCVSQGKTIEDALENIKDAIQGCLEVLNQRARAFSVHDKVVEVVV; encoded by the coding sequence ATGTATGTTGAACCACATAGGGATTACAACTATCACCGAACCCCAGAGATAATGGTCTCAAGAACGGTTCGAGTATGGATAAAGACGATGAAATTTAAAGTAATTGTAAGTGAAGGGGAAGACGGATGGTACGTTGTTGAATGCCCTGCCTTGCCTGGATGTGTTTCTCAAGGAAAAACTATAGAGGATGCCTTAGAAAATATTAAAGATGCCATCCAGGGTTGTTTAGAAGTTCTAAATCAAAGAGCAAGAGCATTCAGTGTCCATGATAAAGTGGTAGAGGTAGTTGTTTAA
- a CDS encoding AbrB/MazE/SpoVT family DNA-binding domain-containing protein, translated as MMIVIKSKVGSRGQIVIPKIARDNLGMIEGSGIIIELADDGIQIKSAEKDILSKWSRIAEEEGMDVKKEIKYGDRLYEEIF; from the coding sequence ATGATGATTGTAATAAAATCGAAGGTTGGTTCAAGGGGCCAGATCGTGATACCAAAGATAGCAAGGGACAATCTCGGCATGATCGAGGGTTCAGGGATTATTATTGAGCTGGCAGATGATGGGATACAAATCAAATCGGCAGAAAAAGACATATTGTCGAAGTGGAGCAGGATTGCAGAAGAAGAGGGCATGGATGTAAAAAAAGAGATAAAATACGGGGATAGGTTGTATGAAGAGATATTCTGA
- a CDS encoding acylphosphatase has translation MQAHKNYNIQIKGRVQDTGFRNLVESIAKSLNVRGMVYNDSDGTVKIVCRGAAPLVTSLVKELEDKCVNVGAAIDEVNKEEIPCDVYLPQVFFKAPTDELSDIGRKLDVGIESIRGVERNTGALLGGQDKMIQSLDSLTEGQDSLVKGQDKMIQSLDSLTEGQDKIVNGQNRTVELLEKMVKKL, from the coding sequence ATGCAAGCCCACAAAAACTACAACATCCAGATAAAAGGCAGGGTTCAAGATACAGGATTCAGGAATCTGGTCGAAAGTATTGCCAAAAGCCTTAATGTCAGAGGCATGGTCTATAACGATAGTGATGGCACCGTAAAGATCGTTTGCAGGGGAGCAGCTCCTTTGGTCACAAGTCTGGTAAAGGAACTTGAGGACAAATGTGTGAACGTTGGAGCTGCAATAGATGAAGTAAATAAGGAAGAAATACCCTGCGATGTGTACCTGCCCCAGGTATTTTTCAAGGCACCAACAGACGAATTGAGCGATATTGGAAGAAAACTCGATGTCGGGATTGAATCAATTCGGGGGGTCGAGAGGAACACAGGAGCCCTGTTGGGTGGTCAGGATAAAATGATACAAAGTCTGGATTCGCTGACAGAGGGGCAGGATTCGCTGGTTAAGGGTCAGGATAAAATGATACAAAGTCTGGATTCGCTGACAGAGGGGCAGGATAAAATAGTTAATGGGCAAAATCGAACGGTTGAACTTCTTGAAAAGATGGTGAAGAAGCTGTAA
- the glmM gene encoding phosphoglucosamine mutase, which produces MDWRPIFGTNGIRGIANKELTPDVALRLCLSLGTLMDEKSTVAVGRDTRISGEMLKNAAVSGLQSTGCSVIDLDIAPSPVIQYYVRDFADAGVIVTASHNPREYNGLKFVDGDGTEFSRNVEKEIERAYERGEFRRAGWKNIGKLSMADGISGYKGGVKKLVDVNKIRGEKFKVVVDPGGGAGCVVTPSLLRELGCTVIELNAQPDGTFPGRPPEPIEDALGELISLVKKTRANLGVALDGDADRAVFVDENGAFVSEDVLLAIFAKHTMLERKKGIVVIPVSSSQCVVDVVEQNGGTIVWTPVGSIHVARRMIETGAVFGGEGNGGLIFPEHLHGRDGTMAAAKILEMLSDGKPLSQLADEIPKYFHIKRKITVPDKDAVMKELGKVVKGNVDTTDGVKIWHDDGWVLVRASGTEPIIRVFAESKTMERARELMQEGVELVKQPKRV; this is translated from the coding sequence ATGGACTGGAGACCAATCTTTGGAACAAATGGAATAAGGGGCATTGCAAACAAAGAGCTGACGCCAGATGTTGCCCTGAGATTGTGTCTGAGTCTGGGTACACTGATGGATGAAAAAAGTACGGTGGCGGTGGGGAGGGATACGCGAATCTCCGGCGAGATGCTAAAAAATGCCGCAGTTTCTGGCCTGCAGTCTACCGGATGCAGTGTCATCGACCTCGACATCGCGCCCAGCCCCGTCATTCAGTATTATGTAAGGGATTTCGCAGATGCGGGAGTTATCGTAACTGCATCCCACAACCCACGCGAGTATAACGGCCTGAAATTTGTAGACGGCGATGGCACCGAGTTCAGCAGGAATGTGGAGAAAGAGATAGAAAGGGCGTATGAGCGAGGAGAATTTCGAAGGGCCGGGTGGAAAAATATCGGCAAATTGAGCATGGCTGACGGAATATCTGGTTATAAGGGGGGTGTTAAAAAACTCGTCGATGTGAATAAAATACGGGGCGAGAAGTTCAAAGTCGTCGTAGACCCTGGTGGTGGTGCGGGATGTGTTGTCACTCCTTCTTTATTGCGTGAATTGGGTTGCACGGTGATTGAGCTGAATGCACAGCCCGATGGGACGTTCCCGGGGCGCCCTCCTGAACCGATAGAAGACGCACTCGGCGAGTTGATATCTCTTGTGAAAAAAACCAGAGCGAATTTAGGCGTAGCCCTGGATGGAGATGCCGACAGGGCGGTCTTCGTGGATGAAAATGGCGCATTCGTCAGCGAGGATGTCCTCCTTGCGATATTTGCAAAGCACACAATGCTGGAAAGGAAAAAAGGCATTGTGGTAATACCGGTGAGCTCGTCTCAATGCGTCGTCGACGTCGTTGAGCAGAATGGCGGAACGATCGTGTGGACTCCTGTCGGAAGCATACACGTGGCGAGGAGGATGATTGAAACAGGGGCCGTATTCGGCGGCGAGGGAAACGGAGGGCTGATTTTCCCGGAACACCTGCATGGCAGAGATGGCACAATGGCAGCTGCAAAGATTCTTGAGATGCTCAGTGATGGAAAACCCCTATCGCAGCTGGCTGACGAGATTCCCAAGTACTTCCACATAAAAAGGAAGATAACGGTTCCTGATAAAGATGCTGTGATGAAGGAGCTTGGAAAGGTCGTCAAGGGCAACGTGGATACCACAGATGGCGTGAAGATATGGCATGACGATGGCTGGGTGTTGGTCAGGGCGTCTGGGACCGAGCCAATTATCAGGGTATTTGCGGAGTCGAAGACGATGGAGAGGGCAAGGGAATTGATGCAAGAAGGGGTTGAGTTGGTTAAACAGCCAAAGCGAGTGTAG
- a CDS encoding PGF-CTERM sorting domain-containing protein has protein sequence MDRTFTVTATDRVAVPMREASIVITVGRGLATVSAPTTAIIGERVDITGTVTGNLGATIRVINPAGENVTVVFTRVDAANVYRHTWVTSGLLPGTYRINVYATDVSGIKPSPDAVTSIRLVEGDLVVNVPAVTAESDTVDMRVDGRARGAPWVGMIVVRNDISRIDFSGNVTVRAADWTYEQRPFATAVTRGTYTVFVVHPGRDGRTDVIIGANLTAARGHYAGRTIAEITSMIRARATVAGSDDILTIREFRVERDILTILPIANVTVGRDLTVEAETNRMAGKLATVTLTGPAGAVALARPVVVDGRVTAEFNTTGFAIGAWEVEVEILGTPAERTTVHVLEAVVVVPTPTPTPTPTPTPTPVPTPTPTPTPTPTPTPVPVPGFGAIFAILGLLAVAYLVLRRKEE, from the coding sequence ATGGACCGCACATTCACCGTGACGGCTACGGACCGTGTCGCCGTTCCAATGAGAGAGGCATCGATTGTCATCACCGTGGGCAGGGGTTTGGCAACCGTATCCGCACCGACGACCGCCATAATCGGCGAGAGGGTGGACATCACGGGTACGGTGACGGGTAACTTGGGTGCGACCATCCGTGTCATAAACCCGGCTGGCGAGAACGTGACAGTGGTATTCACGCGAGTGGATGCCGCTAATGTCTACAGGCACACATGGGTCACTAGCGGACTACTGCCAGGCACCTACAGGATAAACGTATACGCCACTGACGTATCAGGCATCAAACCATCCCCAGACGCAGTCACTTCGATACGACTGGTTGAAGGCGATTTAGTCGTAAACGTACCGGCAGTCACAGCTGAGAGCGATACCGTAGACATGAGGGTCGATGGTAGAGCACGTGGTGCCCCATGGGTCGGCATGATAGTGGTCAGGAACGACATTTCACGCATAGACTTCAGTGGCAATGTCACCGTCAGGGCAGCTGACTGGACATACGAACAGAGACCGTTCGCAACAGCAGTGACAAGAGGCACATACACCGTGTTCGTGGTACATCCAGGCAGGGATGGAAGAACAGATGTAATAATAGGTGCGAACCTGACTGCGGCTCGGGGTCACTACGCTGGTAGAACAATCGCAGAGATTACATCCATGATTAGGGCTAGAGCAACCGTTGCAGGCAGTGACGACATACTGACCATCAGGGAGTTCAGGGTCGAGAGAGACATCCTGACGATTCTTCCCATTGCAAATGTTACAGTGGGCAGAGACTTGACCGTTGAAGCAGAGACGAACAGGATGGCTGGTAAACTGGCAACCGTAACGCTGACAGGACCTGCTGGGGCCGTCGCACTGGCACGCCCAGTGGTTGTAGATGGTAGGGTGACTGCAGAGTTCAACACAACCGGCTTCGCAATAGGAGCATGGGAGGTTGAAGTCGAAATCTTAGGCACACCAGCAGAACGGACGACCGTACACGTCCTTGAGGCAGTAGTGGTCGTGCCAACGCCTACACCAACTCCAACACCAACTCCGACGCCTACACCAGTGCCAACACCTACACCAACTCCGACGCCTACGCCAACACCCACACCAGTACCAGTTCCAGGATTCGGAGCGATATTCGCAATCCTCGGACTGCTTGCGGTAGCATATCTGGTGCTGAGACGCAAAGAAGAGTAA
- a CDS encoding ribose-phosphate diphosphokinase, which produces MKIISGPASQLLATRVAKELDCDILLAEYKRFPDGEACVRVLDEIGDDVLIIQSTVSDGDLIYLLQLVDACEEVERVRVVIPYFRYARQERTSHPGEPISARAIARTIDADEIFTVNIHDPSVLGHFNGPAHDLDVAPLIGDYIRSLDLDRPIIIAPDDGACALARSSASKLGIDYDVLEKIRLNGEDVEIKPKHIDIMNRDVVIVDDIISTGETMVEAIELLWRQKPNDIYVACVHPVLARNALIRLFKAGIKELIATDTIENGASIVSAAPVIAKAVE; this is translated from the coding sequence TTGAAAATCATCAGTGGTCCTGCATCACAGTTGCTCGCAACCAGGGTTGCGAAAGAGTTAGATTGCGACATCCTTTTGGCTGAATACAAGCGATTTCCCGATGGCGAGGCATGCGTAAGGGTGTTGGATGAGATAGGCGACGATGTTCTGATCATTCAGAGCACGGTTTCCGATGGAGACCTGATTTACTTGCTGCAGTTGGTCGACGCATGTGAAGAGGTTGAACGGGTTAGAGTGGTGATTCCATATTTTAGATATGCACGTCAGGAGAGGACATCGCACCCAGGCGAGCCGATCAGTGCGCGCGCCATTGCAAGGACGATCGATGCAGATGAAATTTTCACGGTCAATATCCATGACCCATCGGTCTTGGGTCACTTCAATGGACCTGCACATGACCTGGATGTGGCACCATTAATAGGAGACTACATTAGGTCCCTCGATCTCGATAGACCGATCATCATCGCACCGGATGATGGTGCATGCGCGCTAGCCAGGTCATCTGCTTCAAAACTTGGCATCGATTACGACGTATTAGAGAAGATACGGCTGAATGGAGAAGATGTGGAAATAAAACCAAAACATATAGATATAATGAACAGGGACGTCGTAATCGTAGATGATATAATATCCACTGGAGAGACAATGGTCGAAGCTATTGAACTGTTATGGAGGCAGAAACCCAACGATATATATGTCGCATGTGTTCATCCAGTGCTGGCTAGAAATGCGCTCATCAGGTTGTTCAAAGCAGGTATAAAGGAGCTCATAGCCACCGATACCATCGAGAACGGCGCGAGCATTGTCAGTGCCGCCCCAGTGATAGCAAAAGCGGTTGAATAG
- a CDS encoding UPF0175 family protein, which produces MAETKYVGFRISKNFVAELDELGRIEKKSKSAVIREVFEVGIEEKRKELALELYKKEKASLERAARLAKLSLPDFIDFIESKKVPRDIDVENIKKLLLEELGAEV; this is translated from the coding sequence ATGGCAGAAACCAAATACGTAGGATTTAGGATTTCAAAAAACTTTGTGGCAGAGCTTGATGAGCTGGGGAGAATAGAGAAGAAGAGTAAATCAGCGGTCATCAGAGAGGTCTTCGAGGTAGGAATCGAGGAGAAAAGAAAGGAACTGGCACTGGAGTTATATAAAAAAGAAAAAGCCTCTCTCGAGAGAGCGGCGAGACTCGCAAAGCTATCACTACCTGATTTCATCGATTTCATTGAAAGCAAAAAAGTACCCAGAGACATAGACGTTGAGAACATCAAAAAACTGCTTCTCGAAGAGCTCGGTGCAGAGGTCTGA
- a CDS encoding RNA 2'-phosphotransferase: MGNGQIRSCSAHGYFRGGECECGEPGRLILDEERTVRLGKMISGALRHFPDKFGLDMDRQGWVDIEQLVITLEDRYQWFHREHLFALVESDIKQRYEMRDGKIRALYAHSVEVDLDLPPNKLPELYYGATEEEADRILEIGLKPIKQRYLHLSTSFDEAIRVAEYRTQQPIVIIIDAQRAQKEGINMMKVNDQICLSESIPPAFLDVIS, from the coding sequence ATGGGAAATGGACAAATAAGATCGTGTTCTGCACACGGCTATTTTAGAGGAGGAGAATGCGAATGCGGCGAACCAGGACGCCTAATTTTGGATGAGGAGAGGACAGTGCGGCTTGGGAAGATGATTTCGGGAGCATTGCGGCACTTTCCAGATAAATTCGGTCTCGACATGGACCGACAGGGATGGGTGGACATAGAGCAGTTGGTCATCACACTCGAGGATAGGTACCAGTGGTTCCACAGGGAACATCTGTTTGCGCTGGTCGAATCCGATATAAAGCAAAGATATGAGATGAGGGATGGCAAAATTCGGGCGCTGTACGCCCATTCAGTGGAGGTGGACCTCGACCTGCCGCCAAATAAACTACCTGAACTTTATTATGGAGCGACCGAGGAGGAGGCTGACAGGATACTGGAGATTGGATTGAAACCCATTAAGCAGAGATACCTTCATCTGAGCACCAGCTTTGACGAGGCAATTCGAGTTGCAGAATACCGAACTCAACAACCAATAGTGATAATAATAGATGCACAGCGGGCACAGAAAGAGGGCATCAATATGATGAAGGTCAACGACCAAATCTGCCTGTCAGAGAGCATTCCACCTGCATTTCTGGATGTCATTTCTTAG
- the lonB gene encoding ATP-dependent protease LonB, with protein sequence MSDDLLGGLELKTTDDVDVPELLIDQVIGQEHAVEVIKKAAKQRRHVMLIGTPGTGKSMLAKSMAELLPKEELQDILIYHNPEDSNNPKAEVVPAGEGKQIVQTHKMEARKKSQMRNMFFMMLIMGIVIFAFLQGQWLMGIIAAILLLILLRQVIPREDMMVPKLLVSNAKKNTGQYIDATGAHAGALLGDVRHDPFQSGGLETPSHDRVEAGAIHKAHKGVLFIDEINTLHIESQQSLLTAMQEHEYPITGQSERSSGAMVKTDPVSCDFIMVAAGNLDCIKGMHPALRSRIKGYGYDVYMRDSMDDTPENRCKLIRFVAQEVTKDGKIPHFTVNAVEEIIKEARRGSGRKGHLTLKLRDLGGLIRIAGDIARAEGADLTEVEHVHKAKKISRSVEQQVADRHIEQMEDYKVFRSEGAEVGRVNGLAIIGGESGVVLPIAVEITPAQSKEEGKVIATGLLQDIAREAVQNVSAFFKKFSGHDISNKDIHIQFIGTYEGVEGDSASISVAAAVISALEGVPIDQSVAMTGSLSVRGEVLPVGGVTYKIEAAAQSGIKTVLIPKSNENDVLLEERYKGKIKIIPVSTINEVLGHALIGRKRNSLIKKLHKFASDARVDIALPERIVPH encoded by the coding sequence ATGAGCGACGACCTTTTAGGCGGACTGGAACTGAAGACGACCGACGATGTCGATGTGCCTGAACTTCTGATAGACCAGGTGATAGGCCAGGAACATGCTGTCGAGGTTATTAAGAAGGCGGCCAAACAGCGAAGGCACGTGATGCTGATTGGAACGCCTGGAACCGGTAAATCGATGTTAGCGAAGTCCATGGCCGAGCTCCTGCCAAAAGAGGAGTTGCAGGACATCCTGATATATCATAATCCAGAGGACTCGAACAATCCAAAGGCCGAGGTCGTCCCGGCCGGGGAAGGGAAACAGATAGTTCAAACTCACAAAATGGAGGCTCGGAAGAAGTCCCAGATGCGAAATATGTTTTTTATGATGCTCATCATGGGCATCGTGATATTTGCCTTCTTACAGGGACAATGGTTAATGGGCATTATTGCTGCTATTCTTTTGCTTATATTACTCAGACAAGTCATTCCAAGAGAGGATATGATGGTGCCGAAATTGCTGGTATCGAATGCTAAGAAGAACACAGGCCAATACATCGATGCTACTGGCGCACATGCTGGTGCCCTGCTCGGAGATGTGCGGCACGATCCATTCCAGAGCGGCGGGCTTGAAACTCCATCACACGATAGAGTGGAGGCAGGAGCGATTCACAAGGCGCACAAAGGCGTTCTCTTCATCGACGAAATCAACACCCTTCACATAGAATCCCAGCAGAGCCTGTTAACCGCCATGCAGGAGCACGAGTATCCAATTACAGGGCAGTCCGAGCGCAGCTCAGGGGCAATGGTCAAGACGGACCCGGTGTCGTGTGATTTTATCATGGTGGCTGCGGGCAATCTTGATTGCATCAAGGGAATGCATCCAGCACTGCGCTCCAGAATCAAAGGGTATGGCTATGACGTTTACATGCGCGATTCCATGGATGACACGCCAGAGAATCGATGCAAGCTAATCAGGTTCGTAGCACAGGAAGTTACGAAGGATGGAAAGATTCCCCACTTCACGGTGAACGCTGTCGAGGAGATAATCAAGGAAGCGAGACGTGGCAGTGGCAGAAAGGGGCACCTGACCCTTAAATTGCGTGACCTTGGCGGACTGATACGGATTGCCGGTGATATCGCTCGAGCAGAAGGTGCAGACCTCACTGAAGTTGAACATGTCCACAAAGCCAAGAAGATATCACGCTCGGTTGAACAGCAAGTGGCAGACCGACATATTGAGCAGATGGAAGATTATAAAGTATTCCGGAGTGAAGGCGCAGAGGTAGGGAGGGTTAATGGGCTTGCAATCATCGGTGGCGAATCCGGAGTGGTCCTTCCTATCGCCGTGGAAATAACACCGGCGCAGTCGAAGGAGGAGGGGAAGGTGATCGCGACTGGTCTGCTTCAAGATATTGCCAGAGAAGCAGTTCAGAACGTTTCAGCCTTCTTCAAAAAATTCTCAGGGCACGACATATCGAATAAGGACATACACATCCAGTTTATAGGGACATATGAAGGCGTGGAAGGCGACAGCGCATCGATATCGGTTGCTGCAGCGGTCATATCAGCGTTAGAAGGGGTTCCGATTGACCAGAGTGTGGCTATGACGGGGTCGCTATCAGTTAGGGGCGAGGTGCTTCCGGTGGGAGGAGTTACTTATAAGATCGAGGCGGCGGCGCAGTCAGGCATCAAAACAGTTTTAATCCCAAAGTCGAATGAAAACGATGTACTGCTCGAGGAACGCTATAAGGGCAAGATAAAAATAATCCCGGTCTCGACCATCAATGAAGTTCTTGGGCATGCCCTCATCGGTCGAAAGAGAAACAGCTTAATCAAGAAACTCCATAAATTCGCCTCCGATGCCAGGGTTGATATAGCACTACCAGAGAGGATAGTGCCACACTGA
- a CDS encoding type II toxin-antitoxin system HicA family toxin: MTKLPVTSGTKAVKAFSRAGWSANRQTGSHIIMEKVGSIVTLSVPIHRELDRGTLRKLIKLAGLTVEEFVDLF, translated from the coding sequence ATGACAAAACTGCCGGTCACCTCCGGGACGAAAGCCGTTAAAGCGTTTAGTAGAGCAGGCTGGAGTGCAAATAGGCAAACAGGTAGCCACATAATCATGGAAAAAGTTGGCTCTATTGTTACTCTTTCCGTACCAATCCACAGAGAACTTGATAGAGGCACTCTCAGGAAGCTGATTAAGCTGGCCGGTTTAACTGTGGAAGAGTTTGTAGATTTGTTTTGA
- a CDS encoding type II toxin-antitoxin system VapC family toxin yields the protein MKRYSETVYLDANFFIFSLLDKTEVGEDARMIYQKMVEGKLNTATSSLTFDEMMWALVKANKRHLIKDAVNDIYKTRNLIILPVSISIPLNAIELILKGLNPRDAFHVSCMMENKITTIISDDRDFKAIEDIKCFNFKDFLLEIA from the coding sequence ATGAAGAGATATTCTGAAACAGTATACCTTGATGCAAACTTCTTCATTTTCTCGTTGCTCGATAAAACGGAAGTTGGCGAAGATGCAAGGATGATATATCAAAAGATGGTCGAAGGAAAACTAAATACTGCTACATCGTCTCTGACATTTGACGAAATGATGTGGGCACTGGTCAAAGCAAATAAGAGGCATCTAATAAAGGATGCCGTGAATGACATCTACAAAACTCGGAATTTGATAATATTACCTGTCTCAATCTCTATCCCATTAAATGCAATTGAACTGATATTAAAAGGTCTAAATCCAAGGGACGCTTTTCATGTAAGCTGTATGATGGAAAACAAGATAACAACGATTATTTCAGACGATCGAGATTTCAAGGCGATCGAGGATATCAAGTGCTTCAATTTCAAGGATTTTCTTTTGGAGATAGCGTAA
- a CDS encoding cysteine desulfurase encodes MYDVKQVRKDFPLLEKVTYLDSASTSQTPCQVVNAMNEYFFEYAANYGRGAYSLVRKTTERYEGARKQVADFIGAEESHIIFTRNTTESINMVALGLEWSKGDHIVTTIIEHHSNLLPWLRLKEKGVRVGIVESNRQGIVNPASIEDAVTERTKFIAICHVSNVFGSIQDVEKMAEIAHENDALFLIDGAQSVGHMPMDVGKLDCDFLAFPGHKGLLGPQGTGALYVKDPAQLKPAYVGGGTVRSVTRDSFELDEPPYCFESGTQNIPGVIGLGRAVEYVEDVGITDIERHVTSLAQDAADRLRALPNVDVYGPTERSGVVSFNIKSINHHDVSMILDDAKICTRSGHHCAVPAHRFLGVDGTVRASFAMYNTLEEVDMLIDAVESIAMGLL; translated from the coding sequence ATGTATGATGTCAAACAGGTCAGAAAGGATTTTCCACTGCTTGAGAAGGTGACATATCTGGATAGCGCATCCACTTCGCAGACTCCCTGCCAGGTGGTCAATGCGATGAATGAATATTTTTTCGAATACGCAGCGAACTACGGTCGTGGAGCATACAGTCTCGTAAGGAAGACGACGGAGCGATATGAAGGGGCGCGAAAGCAGGTCGCGGATTTTATCGGCGCAGAGGAGTCGCACATAATTTTCACGCGGAACACGACCGAGAGCATCAATATGGTGGCGCTAGGGCTTGAATGGTCAAAGGGCGACCATATCGTGACCACGATAATAGAACACCACTCCAACCTGCTCCCGTGGCTCAGGCTGAAGGAAAAGGGAGTCCGTGTGGGCATCGTCGAGTCGAATCGGCAGGGAATCGTGAACCCGGCGTCTATCGAGGATGCGGTCACAGAACGTACGAAATTTATTGCGATATGCCACGTTTCGAACGTCTTCGGGTCCATTCAGGATGTCGAAAAAATGGCAGAGATTGCCCATGAGAACGATGCGCTATTTTTGATAGATGGCGCGCAGTCTGTGGGGCACATGCCGATGGACGTCGGGAAACTGGACTGTGATTTCCTGGCATTTCCAGGCCACAAGGGACTGCTTGGACCGCAGGGTACCGGCGCATTATATGTGAAAGACCCAGCGCAACTCAAACCAGCATACGTAGGGGGTGGAACAGTGCGGTCGGTCACGAGGGATTCCTTTGAACTGGACGAGCCGCCATACTGCTTTGAATCCGGAACCCAAAATATCCCTGGCGTGATAGGACTTGGACGGGCCGTTGAATATGTGGAAGACGTCGGCATAACTGACATCGAGCGTCACGTGACATCGCTGGCGCAGGATGCAGCCGACCGCCTGAGAGCATTGCCAAACGTCGATGTGTATGGGCCGACTGAAAGGAGTGGTGTGGTCTCATTCAACATAAAATCGATAAACCACCATGACGTCTCGATGATACTCGATGATGCCAAAATTTGCACGAGAAGTGGACACCATTGCGCTGTGCCTGCACATCGGTTCCTTGGGGTAGATGGCACTGTACGGGCGTCCTTTGCGATGTATAACACCCTGGAAGAGGTGGACATGCTGATAGATGCTGTGGAATCCATCGCTATGGGGTTGCTCTAA